One Alnus glutinosa chromosome 3, dhAlnGlut1.1, whole genome shotgun sequence genomic region harbors:
- the LOC133865063 gene encoding uncharacterized protein LOC133865063 isoform X3, producing MEKKKYPIGPENYTLYEEVGQGVSASVHRALCKTLREEVAIKILDFERGNCDLNSVSREAQTMILVDHPNVLKSHCSFVTDHNLWVVMPYMAGGSCLHILKAAYPDGFEEAVIATILREVLKGLDYLHHHGHIHRDVKAGNILIDARGAIKLGDFGVSAYLFDSGDRQRVRNTFVGTPCWMAPEVMEQLHGYDFKADIWSFGITALELAHGHAPFSKYPPMKVLLMTLQNAPPGLDYERDRKFSKSFKQMIASCLVKDPSKRPSAKKLLKHSFFKQARSNDYIARTLLEGLPTLGDRIKALKRKEEDMLAQKKMPDGQKEEISQNEYKRGISGWNFNLEDLKAQASLIQDVDDPITDNIQGGSSNSLSAVDALEKKSQFQNSCQVADIGENYETQNQPTPLPLVCSTINEAKVKFYKSDDESSIASSCNEQHSSWNSSPRHDDHADSFLGEKPNLENNGKMLEGMAIPSYQGNGSSSAMTMLADVTVPPIKGESDRLQNQSQNTANCNAATVILAADDVLSDVASRASKSSANSDELDEKAKAPVVQQRGRFKVTSENVDFEKVVPSPVLQKSHSMQVITSHPANPLPSPVLSPIPSPSDATPSNLAGYSFFPVLHSVLLTNIVQRESILSLMKHIAAGDSTADLAVNRGDLLAHIAAMEKSLLEAAHDREKELLHDVTELQWRYLH from the exons atggagaagaagaagtATCCGATTGGACCAGAGAATTACACTCTCTACGAGGAGGTCGGGCAGGGTGTGAGCGCTTCGGTGCACCGTGCTCTATGTAAGACCCTCCGCGAGGAGGTCGCCATCAAGATTCTCGATTTCGAACGTGGCAATTGCGATCTG AATAGCGTTTCTCGTGAAGCACAAACAATGATCTTGGTGGATCATCCGAATGTCCTTAAATCACACTGCTCCTTCGTCACTGACCATAATCTGTGGGTTGTCATGCCGTACATGGCTGGGGGATCTTGTCTTCACATTCTGAAGGCTGCATATCCTGATGGTTTTGAAGAAGCGGTTATAGCAACCATACTACGTGAAGTGTTGAAGGGTTTGGATTATCTTCATCATCATGGGCACATACATCGAGATGTCAAA GCTGGGAATATTCTCATTGATGCACGTGGTGCAATCAAGCTGGGAGATTTTGGTGTTTCTGCCTACCTTTTTGATTCAGGTGATAGGCAACGTGTGAGGAATACATTTGTCGGGACACCTTGCTG GATGGCGCCTGAAGTTATGGAGCAACTACACGGTTATGACTTCAA GGCTGATATCTGGTCTTTTGGTATAACTGCATTGGAGCTTGCCCATGGCCATGCTCCTTTCTCAAAGTATCCTCCGATGAAG GTACTGCTTATGACATTGCAAAATGCACCCCCTGGCCTTGATTATGAAAGGGACAGGAAGTTTTCTAAG TCATTTAAGCAGATGATTGCTAGTTGCTTGGTAAAAGATCCTTCAAAACGGCCTTCTGCAAAGAAGTTGTTGAAGCATTCCTTCTTTAAGCAAGCTCGTTCAAATGATTATATTGCACGGACACTTTTGGAGGGGCTGCCCACTCTTGGTGATCGCATTAAGGCATTAAAG AGAAAGGAGGAGGATATGCTTGCACAAAAGAAAATGCCAGATGGACAGAAGGAGGAAATCTCACAG AATGAATATAAACGAGGAATTAGCGGTTGGAACTTCAATCTTGAGGATTTGAAGGCTCAGGCTTCCCTG ATCCAGGATGTTGATGACCCCATAACTGATAATATTCAAGGTGGAAGCTCAAATTCTTTATCTGCGGTTGATGCACTTGAAAAGAAATCACAGTTCCAAAACTCTTGCCAAGTTGCGGATATT GGAGAAAATTATGAGACGCAGAATCAACCAACGCCTCTTCCACTAGTCTGCTCAACTATAAATGAAGCCAA AGTCAAATTTTACAAATCTGATGATGAATCTAGCATTGCCAGTTCATGCAATGAACAGCACAGTTCATGGAATTCTTCACCCCGTCATGATGATCATGCTGATAGTTTTTTAGGTGAAAAGCCTAATCTGGAGAACAATGGGAAAATGTTGGAGGGTATGGCCATTCCCTCTTATCAGGGAAACGGAAGTTCATCGGCCATGACCATGTTAGCAGACGTTACTGTTCCACCTATTAAAGGGGAGAG TGATAGGTTGCAAAATCAGTCCCAGAACACTGCAAATTGCAATGCAGCAACAGTTATACTGGCAGCAGATGATGTTCTCTCTGACGTTGCTTCTAGAGCATCCAAATCATCAG CAAACAGTGATGAACTTGATGAGAAGGCAAAGGCACCAGTTGTTCAGCAGAGAGGGCGATTCAAAGTTACATCTGAGAATGTTGATTTCGAAAAG GTGGTCCCATCTCCTGTACTTCAAAAGAGTCACAGCATGCAG GTGATTACCTCGCACCCTGCAAATCCTCTACCATCACCTGTACTGTCGCCTATACCATCTCCTTCTGATGCTACACCATCAAATCTTGCTGGCTATTCTTTTTTCCCAGTGTTGCATTCTGTTTTGCTGACAAATATTGTTCAAAGG GAGAGTATTTTAAGTTTAATGAAGCACATTGCTGCTGGTGACTCTACAG CCGACCTTGCGGTCAATAGAGGAGACCTGCTGGCACATATTGCTGCAATGGAGAAATCTTTG CTTGAAGCAGCACATGATAGGGAGAAGGAGTTGCTTCATGATGTAACTGAGTTGCAGTGGAGGTATTTACATTGA
- the LOC133865063 gene encoding uncharacterized protein LOC133865063 isoform X1 — protein MEKKKYPIGPENYTLYEEVGQGVSASVHRALCKTLREEVAIKILDFERGNCDLNSVSREAQTMILVDHPNVLKSHCSFVTDHNLWVVMPYMAGGSCLHILKAAYPDGFEEAVIATILREVLKGLDYLHHHGHIHRDVKAGNILIDARGAIKLGDFGVSAYLFDSGDRQRVRNTFVGTPCWMAPEVMEQLHGYDFKADIWSFGITALELAHGHAPFSKYPPMKVLLMTLQNAPPGLDYERDRKFSKSFKQMIASCLVKDPSKRPSAKKLLKHSFFKQARSNDYIARTLLEGLPTLGDRIKALKRKEEDMLAQKKMPDGQKEEISQNEYKRGISGWNFNLEDLKAQASLIQDVDDPITDNIQGGSSNSLSAVDALEKKSQFQNSCQVADIGENYETQNQPTPLPLVCSTINEAKVKFYKSDDESSIASSCNEQHSSWNSSPRHDDHADSFLGEKPNLENNGKMLEGMAIPSYQGNGSSSAMTMLADVTVPPIKGESDRLQNQSQNTANCNAATVILAADDVLSDVASRASKSSANSDELDEKAKAPVVQQRGRFKVTSENVDFEKVVPSPVLQKSHSMQVITSHPANPLPSPVLSPIPSPSDATPSNLAGYSFFPVLHSVLLTNIVQRESILSLMKHIAAGDSTADLAVNRGDLLAHIAAMEKSLLEAAHDREKELLHDVTELQWRLICAQDELQKLKTENAQFNR, from the exons atggagaagaagaagtATCCGATTGGACCAGAGAATTACACTCTCTACGAGGAGGTCGGGCAGGGTGTGAGCGCTTCGGTGCACCGTGCTCTATGTAAGACCCTCCGCGAGGAGGTCGCCATCAAGATTCTCGATTTCGAACGTGGCAATTGCGATCTG AATAGCGTTTCTCGTGAAGCACAAACAATGATCTTGGTGGATCATCCGAATGTCCTTAAATCACACTGCTCCTTCGTCACTGACCATAATCTGTGGGTTGTCATGCCGTACATGGCTGGGGGATCTTGTCTTCACATTCTGAAGGCTGCATATCCTGATGGTTTTGAAGAAGCGGTTATAGCAACCATACTACGTGAAGTGTTGAAGGGTTTGGATTATCTTCATCATCATGGGCACATACATCGAGATGTCAAA GCTGGGAATATTCTCATTGATGCACGTGGTGCAATCAAGCTGGGAGATTTTGGTGTTTCTGCCTACCTTTTTGATTCAGGTGATAGGCAACGTGTGAGGAATACATTTGTCGGGACACCTTGCTG GATGGCGCCTGAAGTTATGGAGCAACTACACGGTTATGACTTCAA GGCTGATATCTGGTCTTTTGGTATAACTGCATTGGAGCTTGCCCATGGCCATGCTCCTTTCTCAAAGTATCCTCCGATGAAG GTACTGCTTATGACATTGCAAAATGCACCCCCTGGCCTTGATTATGAAAGGGACAGGAAGTTTTCTAAG TCATTTAAGCAGATGATTGCTAGTTGCTTGGTAAAAGATCCTTCAAAACGGCCTTCTGCAAAGAAGTTGTTGAAGCATTCCTTCTTTAAGCAAGCTCGTTCAAATGATTATATTGCACGGACACTTTTGGAGGGGCTGCCCACTCTTGGTGATCGCATTAAGGCATTAAAG AGAAAGGAGGAGGATATGCTTGCACAAAAGAAAATGCCAGATGGACAGAAGGAGGAAATCTCACAG AATGAATATAAACGAGGAATTAGCGGTTGGAACTTCAATCTTGAGGATTTGAAGGCTCAGGCTTCCCTG ATCCAGGATGTTGATGACCCCATAACTGATAATATTCAAGGTGGAAGCTCAAATTCTTTATCTGCGGTTGATGCACTTGAAAAGAAATCACAGTTCCAAAACTCTTGCCAAGTTGCGGATATT GGAGAAAATTATGAGACGCAGAATCAACCAACGCCTCTTCCACTAGTCTGCTCAACTATAAATGAAGCCAA AGTCAAATTTTACAAATCTGATGATGAATCTAGCATTGCCAGTTCATGCAATGAACAGCACAGTTCATGGAATTCTTCACCCCGTCATGATGATCATGCTGATAGTTTTTTAGGTGAAAAGCCTAATCTGGAGAACAATGGGAAAATGTTGGAGGGTATGGCCATTCCCTCTTATCAGGGAAACGGAAGTTCATCGGCCATGACCATGTTAGCAGACGTTACTGTTCCACCTATTAAAGGGGAGAG TGATAGGTTGCAAAATCAGTCCCAGAACACTGCAAATTGCAATGCAGCAACAGTTATACTGGCAGCAGATGATGTTCTCTCTGACGTTGCTTCTAGAGCATCCAAATCATCAG CAAACAGTGATGAACTTGATGAGAAGGCAAAGGCACCAGTTGTTCAGCAGAGAGGGCGATTCAAAGTTACATCTGAGAATGTTGATTTCGAAAAG GTGGTCCCATCTCCTGTACTTCAAAAGAGTCACAGCATGCAG GTGATTACCTCGCACCCTGCAAATCCTCTACCATCACCTGTACTGTCGCCTATACCATCTCCTTCTGATGCTACACCATCAAATCTTGCTGGCTATTCTTTTTTCCCAGTGTTGCATTCTGTTTTGCTGACAAATATTGTTCAAAGG GAGAGTATTTTAAGTTTAATGAAGCACATTGCTGCTGGTGACTCTACAG CCGACCTTGCGGTCAATAGAGGAGACCTGCTGGCACATATTGCTGCAATGGAGAAATCTTTG CTTGAAGCAGCACATGATAGGGAGAAGGAGTTGCTTCATGATGTAACTGAGTTGCAGTGGAG GCTCATATGTGCCCAAGATGAGCTCCAGaaattaaaaacagaaaatgCTCAGTTTAACAGATGA
- the LOC133865063 gene encoding uncharacterized protein LOC133865063 isoform X4, translating to MEKKKYPIGPENYTLYEEVGQGVSASVHRALCKTLREEVAIKILDFERGNCDLNSVSREAQTMILVDHPNVLKSHCSFVTDHNLWVVMPYMAGGSCLHILKAAYPDGFEEAVIATILREVLKGLDYLHHHGHIHRDVKAGNILIDARGAIKLGDFGVSAYLFDSGDRQRVRNTFVGTPCWMAPEVMEQLHGYDFKADIWSFGITALELAHGHAPFSKYPPMKVLLMTLQNAPPGLDYERDRKFSKSFKQMIASCLVKDPSKRPSAKKLLKHSFFKQARSNDYIARTLLEGLPTLGDRIKALKRKEEDMLAQKKMPDGQKEEISQNEYKRGISGWNFNLEDLKAQASLIQDVDDPITDNIQGGSSNSLSAVDALEKKSQFQNSCQVADIGENYETQNQPTPLPLVCSTINEAKVKFYKSDDESSIASSCNEQHSSWNSSPRHDDHADSFLGEKPNLENNGKMLEGMAIPSYQGNGSSSAMTMLADVTVPPIKGESDRLQNQSQNTANCNAATVILAADDVLSDVASRASKSSANSDELDEKAKAPVVQQRGRFKVTSENVDFEKVVPSPVLQKSHSMQESILSLMKHIAAGDSTADLAVNRGDLLAHIAAMEKSLLEAAHDREKELLHDVTELQWRLICAQDELQKLKTENAQFNR from the exons atggagaagaagaagtATCCGATTGGACCAGAGAATTACACTCTCTACGAGGAGGTCGGGCAGGGTGTGAGCGCTTCGGTGCACCGTGCTCTATGTAAGACCCTCCGCGAGGAGGTCGCCATCAAGATTCTCGATTTCGAACGTGGCAATTGCGATCTG AATAGCGTTTCTCGTGAAGCACAAACAATGATCTTGGTGGATCATCCGAATGTCCTTAAATCACACTGCTCCTTCGTCACTGACCATAATCTGTGGGTTGTCATGCCGTACATGGCTGGGGGATCTTGTCTTCACATTCTGAAGGCTGCATATCCTGATGGTTTTGAAGAAGCGGTTATAGCAACCATACTACGTGAAGTGTTGAAGGGTTTGGATTATCTTCATCATCATGGGCACATACATCGAGATGTCAAA GCTGGGAATATTCTCATTGATGCACGTGGTGCAATCAAGCTGGGAGATTTTGGTGTTTCTGCCTACCTTTTTGATTCAGGTGATAGGCAACGTGTGAGGAATACATTTGTCGGGACACCTTGCTG GATGGCGCCTGAAGTTATGGAGCAACTACACGGTTATGACTTCAA GGCTGATATCTGGTCTTTTGGTATAACTGCATTGGAGCTTGCCCATGGCCATGCTCCTTTCTCAAAGTATCCTCCGATGAAG GTACTGCTTATGACATTGCAAAATGCACCCCCTGGCCTTGATTATGAAAGGGACAGGAAGTTTTCTAAG TCATTTAAGCAGATGATTGCTAGTTGCTTGGTAAAAGATCCTTCAAAACGGCCTTCTGCAAAGAAGTTGTTGAAGCATTCCTTCTTTAAGCAAGCTCGTTCAAATGATTATATTGCACGGACACTTTTGGAGGGGCTGCCCACTCTTGGTGATCGCATTAAGGCATTAAAG AGAAAGGAGGAGGATATGCTTGCACAAAAGAAAATGCCAGATGGACAGAAGGAGGAAATCTCACAG AATGAATATAAACGAGGAATTAGCGGTTGGAACTTCAATCTTGAGGATTTGAAGGCTCAGGCTTCCCTG ATCCAGGATGTTGATGACCCCATAACTGATAATATTCAAGGTGGAAGCTCAAATTCTTTATCTGCGGTTGATGCACTTGAAAAGAAATCACAGTTCCAAAACTCTTGCCAAGTTGCGGATATT GGAGAAAATTATGAGACGCAGAATCAACCAACGCCTCTTCCACTAGTCTGCTCAACTATAAATGAAGCCAA AGTCAAATTTTACAAATCTGATGATGAATCTAGCATTGCCAGTTCATGCAATGAACAGCACAGTTCATGGAATTCTTCACCCCGTCATGATGATCATGCTGATAGTTTTTTAGGTGAAAAGCCTAATCTGGAGAACAATGGGAAAATGTTGGAGGGTATGGCCATTCCCTCTTATCAGGGAAACGGAAGTTCATCGGCCATGACCATGTTAGCAGACGTTACTGTTCCACCTATTAAAGGGGAGAG TGATAGGTTGCAAAATCAGTCCCAGAACACTGCAAATTGCAATGCAGCAACAGTTATACTGGCAGCAGATGATGTTCTCTCTGACGTTGCTTCTAGAGCATCCAAATCATCAG CAAACAGTGATGAACTTGATGAGAAGGCAAAGGCACCAGTTGTTCAGCAGAGAGGGCGATTCAAAGTTACATCTGAGAATGTTGATTTCGAAAAG GTGGTCCCATCTCCTGTACTTCAAAAGAGTCACAGCATGCAG GAGAGTATTTTAAGTTTAATGAAGCACATTGCTGCTGGTGACTCTACAG CCGACCTTGCGGTCAATAGAGGAGACCTGCTGGCACATATTGCTGCAATGGAGAAATCTTTG CTTGAAGCAGCACATGATAGGGAGAAGGAGTTGCTTCATGATGTAACTGAGTTGCAGTGGAG GCTCATATGTGCCCAAGATGAGCTCCAGaaattaaaaacagaaaatgCTCAGTTTAACAGATGA
- the LOC133865063 gene encoding uncharacterized protein LOC133865063 isoform X2, producing MEKKKYPIGPENYTLYEEVGQGVSASVHRALCKTLREEVAIKILDFERGNCDLNSVSREAQTMILVDHPNVLKSHCSFVTDHNLWVVMPYMAGGSCLHILKAAYPDGFEEAVIATILREVLKGLDYLHHHGHIHRDVKAGNILIDARGAIKLGDFGVSAYLFDSGDRQRVRNTFVGTPCWMAPEVMEQLHGYDFKADIWSFGITALELAHGHAPFSKYPPMKVLLMTLQNAPPGLDYERDRKFSKSFKQMIASCLVKDPSKRPSAKKLLKHSFFKQARSNDYIARTLLEGLPTLGDRIKALKRKEEDMLAQKKMPDGQKEEISQNEYKRGISGWNFNLEDLKAQASLIQDVDDPITDNIQGGSSNSLSAVDALEKKSQFQNSCQVADIGENYETQNQPTPLPLVCSTINEAKVKFYKSDDESSIASSCNEQHSSWNSSPRHDDHADSFLGEKPNLENNGKMLEGMAIPSYQGNGSSSAMTMLADVTVPPIKGESDRLQNQSQNTANCNAATVILAADDVLSDVASRASKSSANSDELDEKAKAPVVQQRGRFKVTSENVDFEKVITSHPANPLPSPVLSPIPSPSDATPSNLAGYSFFPVLHSVLLTNIVQRESILSLMKHIAAGDSTADLAVNRGDLLAHIAAMEKSLLEAAHDREKELLHDVTELQWRLICAQDELQKLKTENAQFNR from the exons atggagaagaagaagtATCCGATTGGACCAGAGAATTACACTCTCTACGAGGAGGTCGGGCAGGGTGTGAGCGCTTCGGTGCACCGTGCTCTATGTAAGACCCTCCGCGAGGAGGTCGCCATCAAGATTCTCGATTTCGAACGTGGCAATTGCGATCTG AATAGCGTTTCTCGTGAAGCACAAACAATGATCTTGGTGGATCATCCGAATGTCCTTAAATCACACTGCTCCTTCGTCACTGACCATAATCTGTGGGTTGTCATGCCGTACATGGCTGGGGGATCTTGTCTTCACATTCTGAAGGCTGCATATCCTGATGGTTTTGAAGAAGCGGTTATAGCAACCATACTACGTGAAGTGTTGAAGGGTTTGGATTATCTTCATCATCATGGGCACATACATCGAGATGTCAAA GCTGGGAATATTCTCATTGATGCACGTGGTGCAATCAAGCTGGGAGATTTTGGTGTTTCTGCCTACCTTTTTGATTCAGGTGATAGGCAACGTGTGAGGAATACATTTGTCGGGACACCTTGCTG GATGGCGCCTGAAGTTATGGAGCAACTACACGGTTATGACTTCAA GGCTGATATCTGGTCTTTTGGTATAACTGCATTGGAGCTTGCCCATGGCCATGCTCCTTTCTCAAAGTATCCTCCGATGAAG GTACTGCTTATGACATTGCAAAATGCACCCCCTGGCCTTGATTATGAAAGGGACAGGAAGTTTTCTAAG TCATTTAAGCAGATGATTGCTAGTTGCTTGGTAAAAGATCCTTCAAAACGGCCTTCTGCAAAGAAGTTGTTGAAGCATTCCTTCTTTAAGCAAGCTCGTTCAAATGATTATATTGCACGGACACTTTTGGAGGGGCTGCCCACTCTTGGTGATCGCATTAAGGCATTAAAG AGAAAGGAGGAGGATATGCTTGCACAAAAGAAAATGCCAGATGGACAGAAGGAGGAAATCTCACAG AATGAATATAAACGAGGAATTAGCGGTTGGAACTTCAATCTTGAGGATTTGAAGGCTCAGGCTTCCCTG ATCCAGGATGTTGATGACCCCATAACTGATAATATTCAAGGTGGAAGCTCAAATTCTTTATCTGCGGTTGATGCACTTGAAAAGAAATCACAGTTCCAAAACTCTTGCCAAGTTGCGGATATT GGAGAAAATTATGAGACGCAGAATCAACCAACGCCTCTTCCACTAGTCTGCTCAACTATAAATGAAGCCAA AGTCAAATTTTACAAATCTGATGATGAATCTAGCATTGCCAGTTCATGCAATGAACAGCACAGTTCATGGAATTCTTCACCCCGTCATGATGATCATGCTGATAGTTTTTTAGGTGAAAAGCCTAATCTGGAGAACAATGGGAAAATGTTGGAGGGTATGGCCATTCCCTCTTATCAGGGAAACGGAAGTTCATCGGCCATGACCATGTTAGCAGACGTTACTGTTCCACCTATTAAAGGGGAGAG TGATAGGTTGCAAAATCAGTCCCAGAACACTGCAAATTGCAATGCAGCAACAGTTATACTGGCAGCAGATGATGTTCTCTCTGACGTTGCTTCTAGAGCATCCAAATCATCAG CAAACAGTGATGAACTTGATGAGAAGGCAAAGGCACCAGTTGTTCAGCAGAGAGGGCGATTCAAAGTTACATCTGAGAATGTTGATTTCGAAAAG GTGATTACCTCGCACCCTGCAAATCCTCTACCATCACCTGTACTGTCGCCTATACCATCTCCTTCTGATGCTACACCATCAAATCTTGCTGGCTATTCTTTTTTCCCAGTGTTGCATTCTGTTTTGCTGACAAATATTGTTCAAAGG GAGAGTATTTTAAGTTTAATGAAGCACATTGCTGCTGGTGACTCTACAG CCGACCTTGCGGTCAATAGAGGAGACCTGCTGGCACATATTGCTGCAATGGAGAAATCTTTG CTTGAAGCAGCACATGATAGGGAGAAGGAGTTGCTTCATGATGTAACTGAGTTGCAGTGGAG GCTCATATGTGCCCAAGATGAGCTCCAGaaattaaaaacagaaaatgCTCAGTTTAACAGATGA